The following is a genomic window from Desulfovibrio porci.
CTGATTATTCTGGGCTTCACCTATTTTGTCTCCGTGGTGCGCAAATCCTCTTTTCTGCGCGGCTTCCGGGAGATGCTGGCCATAAGCTTCAGCGTGGCTCTCATCTCCTTTCTCATCGGCTGGGGCGCCCGCGCCTGGCTGCAGATTGACGTGTGATTTCGCCCGCTCCCAAGCTGTTTCCGAGCGGGATTGCGGAGCATTGCAACGCTGAATGCGACAGGAGCCGATGGCCTTTGAAAAAACATAGCGCTCCAAAGGTCATCGGCTCCACCATACCGGTGTGCCGGTCATTCGCCCACATTCAGGCTCTCGGCGCGCACGCGGTCCAGCAGTTCCTCCAGATTTTCCACCGAGGTCAGACGAAAGCCGTTTTCCACCGGGCTGACCCGGCCAAGCACCTCGTAGTTTTCGCCGTTGCCCGCGTCATGCACCACAAAGGGCACCAGCCAGCCCCGGTTGTCGGACCTGGCCTGGCCGATCCGCCGGATCTCCTTGCGGCCTGTGGAAGCGTCGGCAAAAAGCGGGGCCAGCAGGCCCTGGGCGGCTCCTCCGCTGGGAGTGCGCCCGGCGAAAGCCCCGGAAGACACGCCGTTGATCACAAAAGCGCGGGCTTCGCTGAACAGCAGATTACGCAAATTGTTCCCGCCGGAATCCCCGGAAGCGGCCTGGGAAAACATCACGGCCAGCAGGGGCGGCAACCGGGCGGCAACTTCCGGCTTTTGCGCGTCGCGCAGAAAAAGCGTCAGGGCCGCGTCCAGAATGGCGTCCACATCCACGAGGCGTTCAAAGGCGGCGGCGTCCGCCGCGTCAATGGCCCGCCCCACGTCCGCCACACACTGACGCGGGTCAGCGGCGCGGACAAACGGAACCGAGACGGACGCCAGCAGCGCGAAAATTCCCAAAGCCAGAAGCGCACAACACAGCGCACCCCTGCGGCGGCGCGGAACGACCACACTCATAGACCCTCCGGCAGCGGCCCTTTAAGCGCCAGCGGCAGACCGCAACTGACAAAAATCACATGGGTGCAGACGCCCGCCAACGTCTGATTGGCCAGACCCAGCACATCCCGGTAGACGCGTCCCAGCGGCGTGGGCGGCACAATGCCCAGCCCCGTTTCCGCGCTGACCAGAGCCACCGGGCGGGCGCGTCCCCCCGGCTCATCAGCCAGTCCGGCAGCCAGGGCCGCCACCCGCGTCCGGATCACCTCGGGCGTCAGCCCGGCGGCCAGCAGATTGGCAATCCACAGACTGACGCAGTCCAGCAGGGCCACGCCGGCCGCGTCGCTGTCCTGGCCGGAAGTTCCGGCCAGGAAGCCTTTCAGCACAGTCAACGGATCCAGGGGCTCTTCCACACAAAACCAGCCCGCGCCGCGTCCGGCCTGATGCCGGGCCACGCGCGCGGCCATTTCAGCGTCATTGTCCTCAACCCGGCAGGTGGCCAGAAAAAGCCGCCGCGGGGCCTGAGCCTCGGCCCAGCGCTGGGCCAAGCCGCTTTTGCCGCTGCGCGTGCCGCCCACAAAAAAAACCAGCGGCGCGTTCACCGGCCCTGGCCGCCCACCTGGACGGGAGCGGGCACAGCCAACGGCTGCGCGGGCGCGGGCGCCGCCGGAGGCGTCGCGTTTTGCGGCGCTGTAGCCTGCCGCGCCGCATTGCGGGCCGGTCCCGCCCCGGGAGCCGACGGGAGGGGCGGGGCGGACGGAGCCTGACCGGCCCTGTTGGCGGGCGTGTCCGCTCCGGCCTGGGCGCAACGCCGGGCCAGATCCCGCAGCACGCCGGCGGCGCTCTGCACGGAAGCCAGGGCCTGCGGCCCTTCTTGCAAGCGCCGGTCCACCCAATACGCCACAAAAAGCAGGGAATCGTCGTCCAGAGCCTGACCGCCGCCCTTGCGGATGGCCGCCACCAGAGCGCGCTGCGCGGCCGCGCGTTCTTCCAGCACCCGGCGGTAACGGGCGCTCAGGCCGTCCACGCGCAACTGTGTGGTCGTGATTTCGGGCTGGGAGGCCTTGCTTTCACGCAACTGGTCCAGATCAAAAACCGCCGTGGTCATCTGGGAATTGATCTCCAGCACGTTCTGGGAAATCTGTTCCAATCCCTTGATGCGCTTGTTCAGATCCGGCACCGAAGCCACGCCTTCCAGCGCGCCGGCCAGCATCACGAAGCGGCCTGCCAGAGCCATGTGCATTTGCCGGTTCTGCTCCGGCGACAGGGCCTTGGCCGCCGCCTCGCGATCCAGCGCCGCCATGAAACGGTCCACATACAGCGCATACAGGCTCTGGAGCATGGTGGGATGGAAAGCGTAACGCAACAGGCCCGCGCGACCTCCTTCAGCCATGCCGGCCATCTTGACGCCGTAGCGCTGGTTGACGCTCTGCACGCTGACGCCCAGCGACCCGCCGCGCGGACCGGGCTTGTAACGCGAAACCAGATAGGCGGCCAGATCTTCCACAAAATCCGGGCGCACTCTGCTGTCAGCCGTCACCTTGGGGACCACGGCCTCCTGTCCGAACTGGCCGGGCATGCCCGTGCCGCCCGCAAGCCCGCTCTGCCCCGACGGCAGGCTGGTATCCACAGGCGCGCCCACCGTGCCCTGCACATTCTGGCCGGCCAGCGTGCCCGGCGCGGTATTCGGGCTGGTCACCGACGGAGGCGGGGGCGGAGGCCCCTCCCGCAGCAGATCGCCCACGCCGGCCAGAGGCGTGCCGTTGGTAGCGTTGTCGATGACGCCGGCGGCCTGTTCCCGCCACAGCTCGCGGATGGACGGCTCACGGGTCAGCCAGAAGGCCGCCCCGCCCACCGCCAGCACCGCCACCAGGGCCAGCAATCCGGCCTTGCGCCCGCCGCCCTTGCCGGGCCGGGGTTTGGGGAGGTTCATGATGTCGGGAACCTGGGGCGTTTTCTTTTCCAGTTTCATGCAGGTCTCCTCGGGCTTATCCCCCGTTTCCGGCGGAGCTTTTCGCCTGCGGCACGATATCATTGCTTTTTTCGGGTGTGAATACTTTTTCCAGACTTTGTCTCGAGACTTGCTCGACGCGCAGGCACTGCGGATTTTTTGAATATATACTAATAGATATAACTGTCGAACAGATGCGGCAGCCGAAGAATCGCTCCGGTCCGCTGGGCGGCAGAACCCGTCACAGGGCACGGCCAGGCCACCGCGATCACCCCGGATGCCCCGCCGGGCAAGGTTTTTCCTTTTCCTCCCGGATTCCGGCTTTATGTTGACGCCAGGACGCCTTATGGTTACTTGAAAAGTACCGATATGCTGCAAGTCCGCGCATCGGAGGCACGGATTTTTGAGTGGTTCATTTACTTTTGCATACAGAGGGAGCTATGCCAAACTACGTTTATTTTCTTCTGTCCGTGGCCGCGCTGATTGTCGGCTACATCATTTATGGGAGCGTTGTGGCTAAAGTCTTCGGCGTGCAGCCCAACCGCGCCACCCCCGCCCAGACTCTCGCCGACGGCGTAGACTACGTGGAAATGCCGGTCTGGAAAGTCTGGCTGGTCCAGTTGCTGAACATCGCGGGCGTGGGCCCGGTGTTCGGCCCTATCCTGGGCGCGCTGTGGGGCCCCTCGGCCCTGGTCTGGATCGTGGTCGGCACCATTTTCGCGGGCGCCGTGCATGACTACATGTCGGGCATGCTTTCCGTCCGTTACGGCGGGGCCAACGTGCCCACCTTCGTGGGCTACAACCTGGGCAACGCCGCCAAACAGATCATGCGCGTCTTCGCCGTGGTGCTGCTCATTCTGGTGGGCGTGGTCTTTGTGGCCGCCCCGGCCGCGCTGCTGGCCAAGCTGACGCCCATCTGGATGAACCTGACCTTCTGGGTCTGCGTGATCTTCGCCTATTACTTCCTGGCGACCATCATGCCCATCGACAAGATCATCGGCCGCTTCTATCCCATTTTCGGCGCCATCCTGATCTTCATGGCCGTGGGCATCACCGTGATGATGTTCGTCAGCGGCACGGAATTCTACAACTCCGCCCAGTGGGCCAACCAGAATCCCAAGGGTCTGCCTATCTTCCCGCTGGTATTCATCACCATCGCCTGCGGCGCGCTGTCCGGCTTCCACGCCACCCAGTCCCCGCTCATGGCCCGTTGCATGGCCAATGAGAAGCTGGGCAAGCCCGTGTTTTACGGCAGCATGGTGGCCGAAGGCTTCATCGGCCTGGTCTGGGCCACCGTGGGCATGAGCTTCTACCACGGTCCCGACGCGCTGGCCGCAGCCCTAGCCGCCGGCGGCCCCGGCAACGTGGTGACGGAATCCTCCTTCGCCCTGATGGGCGCCGTGGGCGGCGTGCTGGCCATCCTGGGCGTGGTGGTGCTGCCCATCACCTCGGGCGACACGGCTTTCCGCGCCGCGCGCCTGACCATCGCCGAAACTTTCAACTATTCCCAGAAGGCCGTTTCTCCGCGCCTGCTCATCGCCGTGCCCATGTTCGTGATCGGCGTGATTCTTTCGCAGGTGGACTTCAACATCATCTGGCGCTACTTCGGCTGGGCCAACCAGTCCCTGGCGACCATCGTGCTCTGGGCCGGGGCGGCCTACCTGGCCCGCAGGGACCGCCTCCACTGGATATGCACCCTGCCCGCCGTATTTATGACAGCGGTCTGCGTTTCCTACATCTGCTACGAGCCCTCCATGGGCTTCGGCATGAGCATCGACATCTCCAACATCATCGGCATAGTGGCCGCCATCGTGGCCTTTGTGGCCTTTATGGTGCTGGGCCGCCGCGCAGTGGCCGGCGCGCCGGAAAACGTCTAGCGGCCGGGCCGCGTCTTGCGCGCCCGTCCGGCACGGGCTATAAGAGTTCCGCCGGACAACGCGTTTCAACCATCCGGGCAGAGCCGCAAGGCTCTGCCCTTCCTTTTCTCAACCACAGCAACACCATAACGGGAGAGCATATGCCGACCCCCCCCAACATTCTGACCATTGCCGGTTCCGACTCCGGCGGCGGCGCGGGCATTCAGGCCGATCTGAAAACCATCATGGCCCTGGGCGGCTACGGCATGAGCGTCATCACCGCGCTGACGGCCCAGAACGGTCAGGGCGTCACGGGCATCCACGCGCCGGACCCCGATTTTGTGGCTCTGGAGCTGAACACCGTGCTGGAGGGCTTTCCCGTGGCCGCGGCCAAAACCGGCATGCTGTTCTCCGCGGGCATCATCCGCGCTATCAGCCCCATTCTGCGCCAACGGAAATTCCCTCTGGTGGCGGACCCCGTATCCGTCAGCCAGAGCGGCAGCCGCCTGTTGCAGGAGGACGCGGTGACGGCCCTGAAAGAGGAAATCCTGCCCGGCTGCGACCTGCTCACGCCCAACCGGCCTGAAGCCGAAATGCTGACCGGCCTGAGCATCGTCGATGTGGAAGACGCCTTCGCGGCGGGCGAAAAACTGCTCTCCATGGGGGCCAAAGCAGTACTTATCAAGGGCGGGCACATGGACAGTTCCATTGTGGTCACGGACTGCCTCTGCCTGCCCGGCCAGGAGCCCAGGGCTCTGCCCCAGGCCAAGGTGGAAACGGAAAACAACC
Proteins encoded in this region:
- a CDS encoding bifunctional adenosylcobinamide kinase/adenosylcobinamide-phosphate guanylyltransferase, translating into MNAPLVFFVGGTRSGKSGLAQRWAEAQAPRRLFLATCRVEDNDAEMAARVARHQAGRGAGWFCVEEPLDPLTVLKGFLAGTSGQDSDAAGVALLDCVSLWIANLLAAGLTPEVIRTRVAALAAGLADEPGGRARPVALVSAETGLGIVPPTPLGRVYRDVLGLANQTLAGVCTHVIFVSCGLPLALKGPLPEGL
- a CDS encoding carbon starvation CstA family protein — translated: MPNYVYFLLSVAALIVGYIIYGSVVAKVFGVQPNRATPAQTLADGVDYVEMPVWKVWLVQLLNIAGVGPVFGPILGALWGPSALVWIVVGTIFAGAVHDYMSGMLSVRYGGANVPTFVGYNLGNAAKQIMRVFAVVLLILVGVVFVAAPAALLAKLTPIWMNLTFWVCVIFAYYFLATIMPIDKIIGRFYPIFGAILIFMAVGITVMMFVSGTEFYNSAQWANQNPKGLPIFPLVFITIACGALSGFHATQSPLMARCMANEKLGKPVFYGSMVAEGFIGLVWATVGMSFYHGPDALAAALAAGGPGNVVTESSFALMGAVGGVLAILGVVVLPITSGDTAFRAARLTIAETFNYSQKAVSPRLLIAVPMFVIGVILSQVDFNIIWRYFGWANQSLATIVLWAGAAYLARRDRLHWICTLPAVFMTAVCVSYICYEPSMGFGMSIDISNIIGIVAAIVAFVAFMVLGRRAVAGAPENV
- the thiD gene encoding bifunctional hydroxymethylpyrimidine kinase/phosphomethylpyrimidine kinase, encoding MPTPPNILTIAGSDSGGGAGIQADLKTIMALGGYGMSVITALTAQNGQGVTGIHAPDPDFVALELNTVLEGFPVAAAKTGMLFSAGIIRAISPILRQRKFPLVADPVSVSQSGSRLLQEDAVTALKEEILPGCDLLTPNRPEAEMLTGLSIVDVEDAFAAGEKLLSMGAKAVLIKGGHMDSSIVVTDCLCLPGQEPRALPQAKVETENNHGTGCTLSAAIATGLGKGLPLQVAVTKAQEFLNLALRKSYSPGKGCGPVNHAAALNV